In a single window of the Mucilaginibacter defluvii genome:
- a CDS encoding GH92 family glycosyl hydrolase: MKAKINLIVVVCVLMLMSCSTRRESVLKYVDPDIGTAHSRWFFYTPAAVPYGMAKLAPSTNGHYGNPSGWEAVGYDTRQNSIEGFVHFHEWQVGGISYMPTTGKLITVPGDLERKQPGYRSAFNRKNQVAQPGYYKVLLDDYQVTAELTATKRVGFQRYTFPQHDQSHIILDIGNKQGESDIVTDASIKMVDDTHFEGFVYTYPKYVKIYDPEGTVNMYIYGELSKKPLSISAFNGEKVQVNQREANGAGAGLVLNYKTAKGETIEVKTGLSYTSIANAKQNFTAEAKNLSFDNAKKEAQQIWQQELEKIYVEDVDTINKKKFYTGLFHALLGRGIASDVNGDYPKHGGKTGRLPAQSNKGLKAEFINTDAIWGGFWNITQLWSLSYPEWYGSFVNTQLQLYKDRGWFGDGIANSEFVSGVGTNFVGLAVVGAYNTGIRNYDVKLAYEAVRANELAYKSRPLGAGKLDTKAFIEYGYVPFFDQTGRDFVTDSTGSNFAGSHTLEYSYSAFAVAQMAKAIGKQADYKQFIKLSNGWKQIFNSTSKLMQPKRANGSFIDKFDPYQPWRGFQEGNAVQYTFYVPHNPAGLIAAIGQDNFNKRLDSIFTVSEKQGFGGGKTIDAFAGINSIYNHGNQPNLHISWLFNFSGKPWLTQKWTRLIGNDFYGHEEIHGYGYGQDEDQGQLGSWYVLNSLGLFDVKGFTDSKPIIQFGSPLFASAHVKLGNGKVLTIETVNNSASNMYIQSAEFNGKPLDNCWMYFDELTKGGELKFVMGSEPNTAWGVKTPPPSDQ, encoded by the coding sequence ATGAAAGCCAAAATAAATTTAATTGTAGTTGTTTGTGTATTAATGCTGATGAGCTGCAGTACCCGGCGCGAAAGTGTGTTGAAATATGTTGACCCGGATATTGGTACTGCGCACAGCCGCTGGTTTTTTTATACGCCAGCAGCTGTACCGTATGGTATGGCCAAGCTGGCACCATCAACTAACGGGCATTATGGCAATCCTTCGGGTTGGGAAGCTGTGGGTTATGATACCCGCCAAAACTCTATTGAAGGTTTTGTGCATTTTCACGAATGGCAGGTAGGTGGCATTAGCTATATGCCTACTACAGGCAAATTAATAACCGTGCCCGGAGACCTTGAACGCAAGCAGCCCGGTTACCGCTCGGCGTTTAATCGCAAAAACCAGGTTGCTCAACCGGGGTACTACAAAGTTTTGTTAGATGATTACCAGGTTACAGCCGAGCTAACCGCAACAAAAAGGGTGGGCTTTCAACGTTATACTTTCCCTCAGCATGATCAATCGCACATTATATTGGATATTGGGAATAAGCAGGGCGAGAGCGATATAGTGACTGATGCATCCATCAAAATGGTTGACGATACGCACTTTGAAGGCTTTGTATACACCTACCCAAAGTATGTAAAGATTTACGATCCAGAAGGAACCGTGAACATGTACATATACGGCGAGTTGAGTAAAAAACCGCTGAGTATAAGCGCCTTTAACGGCGAAAAGGTACAGGTTAACCAGCGCGAAGCTAATGGTGCCGGTGCAGGTTTGGTATTGAACTACAAAACGGCCAAGGGTGAAACCATCGAGGTAAAAACAGGCCTGTCATACACCTCCATTGCTAATGCTAAACAAAACTTTACGGCGGAGGCGAAAAATCTTTCGTTTGATAACGCGAAAAAGGAAGCCCAGCAAATATGGCAGCAGGAGTTGGAGAAGATTTATGTAGAAGATGTTGATACCATTAACAAAAAGAAATTCTACACCGGACTTTTTCATGCGTTGCTGGGTAGGGGTATAGCAAGTGATGTTAATGGCGATTACCCAAAGCATGGCGGCAAAACGGGCAGATTACCTGCACAAAGTAACAAAGGCTTAAAGGCGGAATTTATAAATACCGATGCCATTTGGGGCGGGTTTTGGAACATTACGCAACTATGGTCGCTATCATATCCGGAGTGGTATGGCAGCTTTGTAAACACGCAATTGCAGCTTTATAAAGATCGGGGCTGGTTTGGCGATGGTATTGCCAATAGTGAGTTTGTATCTGGAGTGGGAACCAACTTTGTGGGGCTGGCTGTGGTTGGCGCTTACAATACAGGCATCCGCAATTACGATGTTAAACTGGCTTATGAGGCTGTACGTGCCAATGAACTGGCTTATAAAAGCCGTCCGCTTGGCGCCGGAAAACTGGACACCAAGGCATTTATCGAATACGGTTACGTGCCATTTTTTGACCAAACCGGGCGTGATTTCGTGACAGACTCAACCGGATCAAATTTTGCCGGATCGCATACGCTTGAGTATAGTTACAGTGCTTTTGCCGTTGCGCAAATGGCTAAAGCGATAGGGAAACAGGCAGATTACAAGCAGTTCATAAAACTGTCAAACGGTTGGAAACAAATTTTCAATTCAACCAGCAAACTTATGCAACCCAAACGGGCTAACGGTAGTTTTATCGATAAGTTTGACCCATATCAGCCATGGCGGGGTTTCCAGGAAGGAAACGCGGTGCAATATACTTTTTACGTTCCGCACAATCCGGCAGGCTTGATCGCCGCAATTGGTCAGGACAATTTTAATAAGCGGCTTGATAGCATTTTCACAGTTTCAGAGAAACAAGGCTTTGGTGGCGGTAAAACCATTGATGCCTTTGCGGGGATAAATTCAATTTACAATCATGGCAATCAGCCCAATCTGCATATCAGCTGGTTGTTCAATTTCTCCGGCAAACCATGGCTAACACAAAAGTGGACAAGGCTAATTGGTAATGATTTTTATGGCCATGAGGAAATACATGGCTATGGCTACGGGCAGGATGAAGATCAGGGGCAGCTCGGTTCCTGGTACGTGCTCAACAGCTTGGGTTTATTTGATGTTAAGGGTTTCACGGATTCAAAACCCATTATACAATTTGGCAGCCCGCTGTTTGCCTCGGCACATGTTAAGTTAGGCAACGGTAAGGTACTTACAATAGAAACAGTTAATAACTCTGCTTCGAACATGTACATCCAATCTGCTGAATTTAACGGTAAGCCGCTTGATAATTGCTGGATGTATTTTGATGAACTGACAAAGGGCGGTGAGCTTAAGTTTGTTATGGGGTCTGAACCTAATACGGCATGGGGAGTAAAAACGCCTCCGCCGTCAGATCAATAA
- a CDS encoding sugar porter family MFS transporter encodes MQTANKKSGTYLYLVCLVAALGGFLFGFDTAVISGTVGFVKADYSLDAAGEGWFVSCALLGCIVGVIFSGKLSDKYGRKIVLIISAILFLVSALGCMLAGSFTALILFRLIGGLGIGVASMVSPLYISEFSPSRYRGTMVSLYQLALTIGIVIAYFSNAYLVNHAHDVYTGAALNNIFSVQVWRAMLGLGAIPAAIFLFSLFVVPESPRWLLLKGSEAKARVILTKIDGSEAAEHEIKAFKEQGTEDQTSLRELFKPVYRKALLIGLLLPFLSQVCGINAVIYYGPRILEQAGFTLNNALGGQVTIGLVNVVFTFVAIFTIDKWGRRPLLFAGVGGAVVALLVIGVLFYLNITAGPWILIFILAFIACFAFSFGPVCWVIVGEIFPNGVRGVAMSLATLSLWIGNFLVGQLTPAMLESLGSSWTFWLFAICCSPALWLTWKLIPETKGRSLEDIEKHWKLSQPKN; translated from the coding sequence ATGCAAACAGCAAATAAAAAAAGCGGTACCTACCTATATCTGGTTTGCTTGGTAGCGGCGCTTGGTGGTTTTCTTTTTGGGTTTGATACCGCGGTTATTTCAGGCACCGTGGGTTTTGTAAAAGCTGATTACAGCTTGGATGCTGCCGGCGAAGGCTGGTTTGTAAGCTGCGCTTTATTGGGGTGTATTGTAGGGGTGATATTTTCGGGTAAGCTGAGCGACAAGTATGGCCGTAAGATTGTATTGATCATTTCGGCGATACTGTTCCTGGTTTCGGCATTGGGCTGTATGCTTGCCGGATCATTCACTGCACTCATTTTATTCAGGTTGATAGGCGGCCTGGGCATCGGCGTAGCATCCATGGTATCGCCGTTGTACATCTCTGAGTTTTCGCCGTCGCGCTACCGGGGTACAATGGTATCGTTGTATCAATTGGCTTTAACTATAGGTATCGTAATAGCTTATTTTTCAAATGCTTATTTGGTAAACCACGCTCATGATGTATACACGGGTGCGGCGCTAAACAACATCTTTTCGGTGCAGGTATGGCGTGCTATGCTTGGGTTAGGGGCAATACCGGCGGCCATATTTTTGTTTTCGCTGTTTGTAGTGCCTGAGTCGCCGCGCTGGTTATTACTAAAAGGTTCAGAAGCTAAAGCAAGGGTAATTCTAACAAAAATTGACGGTTCGGAAGCTGCAGAGCATGAGATCAAAGCATTTAAAGAACAAGGTACTGAAGATCAGACATCCTTACGCGAGTTGTTTAAACCGGTTTATCGTAAAGCTTTACTTATTGGTTTGTTGCTGCCATTTCTATCGCAGGTTTGCGGCATAAACGCGGTTATATATTACGGTCCGCGCATATTGGAGCAGGCTGGTTTTACATTAAACAATGCCCTTGGCGGGCAGGTTACCATAGGTTTGGTAAACGTGGTATTCACTTTCGTAGCTATTTTCACTATTGACAAATGGGGGCGCAGGCCGCTGTTGTTTGCAGGGGTAGGCGGAGCGGTTGTGGCGTTACTGGTAATAGGTGTGTTGTTCTATCTCAACATAACCGCCGGCCCGTGGATATTGATCTTCATTTTGGCTTTTATAGCCTGTTTCGCTTTTTCGTTCGGGCCTGTGTGCTGGGTTATCGTAGGCGAAATATTCCCGAACGGCGTACGCGGCGTTGCCATGTCGTTAGCCACCTTGTCATTATGGATAGGTAATTTCCTGGTGGGGCAATTAACACCTGCTATGCTCGAAAGCTTAGGTTCGTCATGGACCTTTTGGTTATTCGCAATTTGCTGCTCGCCGGCGCTTTGGTTAACCTGGAAACTAATCCCGGAAACAAAGGGCCGTTCGCTTGAAGATATCGAGAAACACTGGAAACTTTCTCAACCTAAAAATTAA